Proteins from a single region of Nitrososphaerota archaeon:
- the uppS gene encoding di-trans,poly-cis-decaprenylcistransferase, with protein sequence MLESALRYLGAYKVYEKRLKAQVKGEEIPGHIGIILDGNRRWAQFQGVSQGLGHEEGANRAEELLDWCHELGIKTVTLYVLSTENLDRTPDELRELFVLIEARLRRLLSDPRIVRYRVNVRAIGHLDLLPGSIVDLLREIERKTAEYSDHYLNIAVAYGGRAEITDVVRSVALDVKEGRLSPRSITEETVSKRLYTAYLPNQEPDLIIRTSGEERMSGFLLWQGAYSELVFVDVFWPAFRYIDLLRAVRTYQKRRRRHGK encoded by the coding sequence ATGTTGGAGTCAGCGCTCAGGTATCTGGGAGCCTACAAGGTCTACGAGAAGAGGCTCAAAGCCCAAGTCAAAGGGGAAGAGATTCCGGGCCACATCGGCATCATCCTTGACGGGAACAGGCGCTGGGCCCAGTTCCAGGGAGTCTCCCAGGGATTGGGGCATGAAGAGGGGGCGAACCGGGCGGAGGAGCTGCTTGACTGGTGCCATGAGCTTGGCATCAAGACGGTGACCCTCTACGTCCTCTCGACCGAGAACCTGGACCGGACCCCCGATGAGCTGAGGGAGCTCTTTGTGCTCATCGAAGCCAGGCTGAGACGGCTGCTCAGCGACCCCCGGATAGTCAGGTACAGGGTCAACGTCAGGGCGATAGGGCACCTGGACCTCCTCCCCGGCTCCATAGTTGACCTCCTGCGGGAGATAGAGAGGAAGACGGCCGAGTACAGCGACCACTACCTGAACATCGCGGTCGCCTACGGAGGGCGCGCGGAGATAACCGACGTGGTGAGGTCGGTTGCACTGGACGTGAAAGAGGGGAGGCTGAGTCCCAGGTCGATAACGGAGGAGACCGTTTCGAAGAGGCTCTACACCGCCTATCTGCCTAACCAGGAACCCGACCTGATAATCAGGACGTCAGGGGAGGAGAGGATGAGCGGCTTCCTGCTCTGGCAGGGGGCGTACTCTGAACTGGTCTTCGTCGACGTCTTCTGGCCTGCGTTCCGATACATCGACCTTCTGAGGGCGGTCCGTACCTATCAGAAGCGCAGGAGAAGGCACGGGAAGTAA
- a CDS encoding NUDIX domain-containing protein, translating into MEERSAGAVVFRDTPGGRRYLLLQNGGRWDFPKGGVEKGETELDTVMREVEEETGLREIRILPGFRKIIEYYYRRDRKNIHKQVVYLLASTSTEKVRISFEHQGFGWFAYKEAVLKASYDNSKVTLSEAERFVSGAA; encoded by the coding sequence ATGGAAGAGAGGTCTGCCGGGGCGGTCGTCTTCAGAGACACCCCCGGGGGGCGGCGGTACCTTCTCCTCCAGAACGGAGGGAGGTGGGACTTCCCCAAAGGGGGCGTGGAGAAAGGGGAGACCGAGCTCGACACGGTGATGAGGGAGGTGGAGGAAGAGACGGGGCTGAGGGAGATCAGAATCTTGCCAGGGTTCAGGAAGATCATCGAGTACTACTACAGGAGGGACAGGAAGAACATACACAAGCAGGTGGTTTACCTGCTGGCGTCCACGAGCACAGAAAAGGTCAGGATATCCTTCGAGCATCAAGGGTTCGGCTGGTTCGCATACAAGGAGGCTGTGCTGAAGGCTTCCTACGACAACTCGAAGGTGACCCTGAGCGAGGCCGAACGCTTCGTCAGCGGGGCGGCTTAG
- a CDS encoding helix-turn-helix transcriptional regulator, producing the protein MHFLERLKEKVQKENLWFFILVLLSKEERYGFELRRLINEEFGFWSGNVTAYRVLYDLERSKLVKSETKDRRKYYTITRLGRRELEEAKEFLKTLTAEHPWEAGS; encoded by the coding sequence TTGCACTTCCTAGAGAGGCTGAAAGAAAAGGTCCAGAAGGAGAACCTCTGGTTCTTCATCCTCGTCCTCCTCTCGAAGGAAGAGAGGTACGGGTTCGAGCTCAGGCGGCTGATCAACGAGGAGTTCGGGTTCTGGAGCGGCAACGTGACCGCTTACCGGGTCCTGTACGATCTGGAAAGGTCGAAGCTGGTGAAGTCCGAGACGAAGGACAGGCGGAAGTATTACACGATAACACGCCTCGGGCGGAGGGAACTCGAAGAGGCCAAGGAGTTTCTGAAGACCCTGACAGCCGAGCATCCCTGGGAGGCTGGGAGTTGA
- a CDS encoding inositol-3-phosphate synthase, translating into MAKIKVAIAGVGNCASALIQGVQYYSKKGASEGLTYWDVGGYTPRDIEFVAAFDVNSKKVGKDLSQAIFEHPNNTEKIVDVPKLDVRVKKGPVLDGIGKYLKDVVAVSGQPDQDVARELKDSGAQMLLNYLPVGSTAATGMYAEAALKAEVAFVNAIPVFIASEKRWADRFAAAGLPVAGDDVMSQVGATVLHKTLVKMAVDRGVKVDETYQLNIGGDTDFLNMLEESRLKDKRESKTSAVRAMSPYEVPTRIGPSDYVPFLDNDKVCYIWLKGRYFGGTVVKMDVKLHVVDAYDSGGVMVDAIRGTKIALDRGVSGQLESLSAFCFKHPPKQMPYPAAKAAFEEFTSGKLER; encoded by the coding sequence CTGGCAAAGATCAAGGTAGCCATAGCCGGGGTCGGGAACTGCGCATCGGCGCTCATCCAGGGGGTCCAATATTACTCGAAGAAGGGGGCGAGCGAAGGGCTGACCTATTGGGACGTCGGAGGGTACACGCCGAGGGACATCGAGTTCGTGGCCGCCTTCGACGTCAACTCGAAGAAGGTGGGGAAGGACCTGTCGCAGGCCATTTTCGAGCATCCGAACAACACAGAGAAGATCGTGGACGTGCCCAAGCTCGACGTCCGGGTGAAGAAGGGGCCTGTCCTCGACGGGATAGGGAAGTACCTGAAGGACGTGGTCGCCGTCTCAGGCCAGCCAGACCAGGACGTGGCCCGGGAGCTGAAGGATAGCGGAGCTCAGATGCTCCTGAACTACCTCCCCGTCGGGAGCACGGCGGCGACGGGGATGTACGCCGAAGCGGCCCTGAAGGCTGAGGTCGCGTTCGTGAACGCGATCCCGGTGTTCATCGCGTCTGAGAAGAGGTGGGCAGACAGGTTCGCGGCGGCGGGGCTCCCGGTGGCCGGTGACGACGTCATGAGCCAGGTAGGGGCCACCGTGCTGCACAAGACCCTTGTGAAGATGGCTGTCGACAGGGGGGTGAAGGTCGACGAGACGTATCAGCTCAACATTGGAGGAGACACCGACTTCCTCAACATGCTCGAGGAGAGCCGGCTGAAGGACAAGAGGGAGAGCAAGACGAGCGCCGTGAGGGCGATGTCTCCCTACGAGGTCCCTACAAGGATCGGCCCAAGCGACTACGTCCCCTTCCTGGACAACGACAAGGTCTGCTACATCTGGCTGAAGGGGCGGTATTTCGGGGGGACGGTCGTGAAGATGGACGTCAAGCTCCACGTGGTCGACGCCTACGACAGCGGCGGGGTGATGGTGGACGCGATAAGGGGGACGAAGATAGCGCTGGACAGAGGGGTCAGCGGCCAGCTTGAGAGCCTGTCGGCGTTCTGCTTCAAGCACCCCCCCAAGCAGATGCCTTATCCGGCCGCCAAGGCCGCCTTCGAAGAGTTCACTTCGGGGAAGCTGGAGCGGTAG
- the radA gene encoding DNA repair and recombination protein RadA: MAGAKVEKKDGAEDDVKTTEEDLELDTLPGVGPATKQKLKDAGIETVLDLATAGPMDIADAVDIDVSKAVELNNKARKKLVELNRLEPDFINAADLLVKRKAIDRVSTGSKNLDDLLGGGIETWAMTEFFGEFGSGKCVAGDTRVFYSNDANIHFEPISTTYEKYRSIYGEEPLDAGSVVPLKGVNVVGLDSTLTPASYLYRERVRSVLAVKTEQGRLLRLAKPHMAMVLSGGGIRWVPSGALSVGDKIATPRRLVLPGRADVSNDDAFFLGLYAAGGTKDTLSITSADSEPIRWTKDYLNRRFGFAPTISRGDDHSAVVLLQSPVKSLLGGLAECDSSTKFVPDCVLNGCDETVRHFLSGYFEGDGRAKGDDIEASSNSKELTEGVSYLLSRLGVASTFGAKQSATGERYRLRVAGFDREKISRTPLKSKRTPRSRTGRSEDRVPAGDLLRACVKAAVSSRRLKRTAALRRSRALYEVLTRSAHAKEGLSEKLARSVTGSLRQISGEMVLVLQGVKKARLTSRAEFRRYALSLPFPTSSLASQMGLSKAGFNNYFSRGLPVEKVEAFRNAVAKEAERRIRVLNDTVATVERAMEFNWDTVMEIKEERYDDYVYDFEVPGDHAFVSGNMPTILHNSQICHTLCVMAQQPRGEGGLDAGSVYIDTEGTFRPERIQEIAEARGLDSEKVLSRITVARAYNSAHQELIVKDLGRIIEPNKVRLVILDSAVAHYRAEFLGRGTLAERQQRLNRFMHQLLRTAEIYNIAVVVTNQVQAAPDSFFGDPTRPTGGHVVAHTSTYRIYLRKAAKNRIARMVDSPYHPERDTVFVLNDRGVDDPSEESTRKK; the protein is encoded by the coding sequence TTGGCTGGGGCGAAGGTGGAGAAGAAGGACGGAGCCGAGGATGACGTGAAGACCACCGAGGAGGATCTTGAGCTCGACACCCTTCCGGGGGTCGGACCCGCCACGAAGCAGAAGCTGAAGGACGCGGGCATCGAGACCGTGCTCGACCTGGCCACCGCTGGTCCGATGGACATAGCTGATGCGGTCGACATAGACGTCTCGAAGGCGGTTGAGCTCAACAACAAGGCGAGGAAGAAGTTGGTGGAGCTGAACCGTCTGGAGCCTGACTTCATCAATGCCGCCGACCTGCTCGTGAAGAGGAAGGCCATCGACAGGGTCTCGACGGGCTCGAAGAACCTAGACGATCTGCTCGGCGGGGGGATAGAGACCTGGGCGATGACGGAGTTCTTCGGGGAGTTCGGCAGCGGAAAATGCGTCGCAGGGGACACGCGGGTCTTCTACAGCAACGACGCCAACATCCACTTTGAACCAATCTCCACGACTTACGAGAAGTACAGGTCGATATACGGGGAGGAGCCGCTGGATGCTGGTTCCGTCGTCCCCCTGAAAGGGGTGAACGTCGTGGGGCTCGACTCCACGCTAACTCCGGCTTCGTACCTCTATCGCGAGCGCGTGCGATCAGTCCTGGCCGTCAAGACCGAACAGGGCAGGCTGCTGAGACTCGCAAAGCCCCACATGGCGATGGTCCTCTCTGGGGGAGGGATCAGATGGGTCCCTTCAGGTGCCCTGTCAGTGGGCGACAAGATAGCGACGCCTAGGCGACTCGTCCTGCCAGGCAGGGCAGACGTGTCAAACGATGACGCCTTCTTCTTAGGGCTCTATGCCGCCGGGGGGACCAAGGACACTCTGTCCATCACCAGCGCAGATTCGGAACCAATCCGGTGGACCAAGGACTACCTGAATCGCAGATTTGGCTTCGCCCCGACAATATCGCGAGGAGACGATCACTCAGCCGTGGTCTTGCTCCAGAGTCCCGTGAAATCCCTCCTCGGCGGGTTGGCCGAGTGTGACTCGTCCACAAAGTTCGTCCCAGACTGCGTCCTCAACGGTTGCGACGAGACTGTCCGCCATTTCCTCTCAGGGTATTTTGAAGGAGACGGGCGCGCCAAAGGAGACGACATTGAGGCGTCGTCGAACAGCAAGGAGCTTACTGAGGGTGTCTCCTACCTGCTGTCAAGGCTCGGCGTCGCGTCTACCTTCGGCGCCAAGCAGTCGGCTACGGGGGAGCGCTACCGACTCCGGGTTGCAGGCTTTGACAGGGAGAAGATATCCCGGACTCCGCTCAAAAGCAAGAGGACTCCTCGCTCACGGACAGGACGCAGCGAAGACCGCGTCCCCGCGGGCGACCTGCTCCGCGCCTGCGTCAAGGCGGCGGTCTCTTCCAGGCGCCTGAAACGGACAGCCGCCCTCCGGAGGAGCAGGGCCCTGTACGAGGTCTTGACCAGGTCGGCGCACGCCAAGGAGGGGTTGAGCGAGAAACTAGCGAGGTCGGTGACCGGATCCCTAAGGCAGATATCAGGCGAGATGGTCCTGGTTCTGCAAGGCGTCAAAAAGGCAAGGCTGACATCGAGGGCAGAGTTCAGAAGGTATGCCCTTTCGCTTCCTTTTCCGACAAGCTCCCTCGCTTCGCAGATGGGGCTGTCGAAGGCCGGCTTCAACAACTACTTCAGCCGCGGACTGCCCGTGGAAAAAGTAGAAGCGTTCAGGAACGCCGTTGCCAAGGAAGCCGAACGTAGAATCCGGGTCCTGAACGACACCGTCGCTACAGTCGAACGGGCAATGGAGTTCAACTGGGACACGGTGATGGAAATCAAGGAGGAGCGGTATGACGACTACGTGTACGACTTCGAGGTCCCAGGAGACCACGCTTTCGTCAGCGGTAACATGCCCACTATTCTCCACAACAGCCAGATCTGCCACACCCTGTGCGTGATGGCCCAGCAGCCTAGGGGAGAAGGAGGTCTCGACGCCGGGTCGGTCTACATCGACACCGAAGGGACGTTCCGCCCGGAGAGAATCCAGGAGATAGCCGAGGCCAGGGGGCTGGACTCGGAGAAGGTGCTCTCACGGATAACCGTCGCCAGGGCGTACAACAGCGCCCACCAGGAGCTCATCGTCAAGGACCTGGGCAGGATCATCGAACCGAACAAAGTGAGGTTGGTCATACTCGACAGTGCCGTGGCCCACTACAGGGCGGAGTTCCTGGGGCGCGGGACCCTCGCCGAGAGGCAGCAGAGGCTCAACCGTTTCATGCATCAGCTTCTCAGGACAGCGGAGATATACAACATCGCCGTGGTGGTCACGAACCAGGTCCAGGCGGCCCCGGACTCGTTCTTCGGGGACCCCACTAGGCCGACGGGGGGGCACGTGGTGGCTCATACCAGCACCTACAGAATCTACCTGAGGAAGGCCGCCAAGAACCGCATCGCCCGGATGGTCGACAGCCCCTACCACCCCGAGAGGGATACGGTGTTCGTCCTGAACGACAGAGGGGTAGACGACCCCTCCGAAGAAAGCACCAGAAAGAAGTGA
- the aspS gene encoding aspartate--tRNA(Asn) ligase: MEGSRYARACAADILAGKSGGEVEVKGWVARKHTVGGLVFALIRDGTGYIQVSARKGSPGGAFEAARGATLETAVAVRGDAREDRRAPGGKEISAREFEVVAAAETWPITRTAAKSASYLFDKRHLSIRGPKAIATMRIRAEVIGAAFDFFRDHGFQLISAPTFVQAAVEGGSTLFSLDYFGKKANLSQSAQFYEEAALPALQKVWIFQPAFRAEKSKTAKHLTEFWMIEAEQAFADQKENMEVQEGLLSKMVERVIANRQAELKVLGRTIKQPDVPFQRMTYDEARSVAEKKGFPFEWGDDLPTEAERAVSLTQDSPFFVTDYPLTARSFYHMTYEDRPKVTKSADLIAPEGIGELATGGQRIHDYQQLMDRIAKQDLPTESFSWYLELRKFGMPPHSGFGIGVERTTRWIAGLRHIRSASLFPRTLSRISP; the protein is encoded by the coding sequence ATGGAGGGCTCCCGATACGCACGCGCGTGTGCAGCGGACATCCTCGCCGGCAAATCCGGCGGCGAGGTCGAAGTCAAGGGATGGGTCGCCCGGAAGCACACCGTAGGGGGGCTCGTGTTCGCGCTGATACGTGACGGCACGGGATACATCCAGGTGTCTGCCAGAAAGGGCTCGCCAGGGGGGGCGTTCGAAGCAGCCAGGGGAGCGACCCTGGAGACCGCCGTGGCCGTCAGGGGTGACGCGAGAGAGGACCGTAGGGCTCCCGGAGGAAAGGAAATCTCTGCCAGGGAGTTCGAGGTGGTGGCTGCAGCCGAAACCTGGCCCATAACCCGCACCGCGGCGAAGTCTGCCTCGTACCTGTTCGACAAGCGCCACCTCAGCATCAGGGGGCCCAAGGCCATCGCGACCATGAGGATAAGGGCGGAAGTGATAGGGGCCGCCTTCGACTTCTTCAGGGACCACGGGTTCCAGCTGATAAGCGCCCCGACCTTCGTGCAGGCTGCGGTGGAGGGAGGGTCCACCCTCTTTTCTCTGGACTACTTCGGCAAGAAGGCTAACCTCAGCCAGAGCGCGCAGTTCTACGAGGAAGCCGCGCTCCCGGCGCTGCAGAAGGTATGGATTTTCCAGCCAGCGTTCAGGGCGGAGAAGTCGAAGACGGCCAAGCACCTTACCGAGTTCTGGATGATCGAAGCCGAGCAGGCGTTCGCAGACCAAAAGGAGAACATGGAAGTCCAGGAGGGGCTGCTGTCCAAGATGGTAGAGCGGGTAATCGCCAATAGGCAGGCGGAGCTGAAAGTCCTGGGCCGGACCATAAAGCAGCCGGACGTCCCCTTCCAGAGGATGACCTACGACGAGGCCAGGTCCGTGGCCGAGAAGAAGGGGTTCCCATTCGAGTGGGGGGATGACCTCCCTACTGAGGCGGAGAGAGCGGTTAGCCTGACCCAGGACTCGCCATTCTTCGTGACCGACTACCCTCTGACCGCCCGCTCTTTCTACCACATGACCTACGAGGACAGGCCAAAGGTGACGAAGTCGGCCGACCTGATAGCCCCAGAAGGAATCGGCGAGCTCGCCACCGGCGGTCAGAGGATTCACGACTATCAGCAGCTGATGGACAGGATAGCGAAGCAGGACCTCCCGACCGAGTCCTTCTCATGGTACTTGGAGCTCAGGAAGTTCGGGATGCCCCCGCACTCTGGATTCGGCATCGGGGTCGAGCGGACCACGAGGTGGATTGCAGGCCTCAGGCACATCAGGTCCGCGAGCCTGTTCCCCAGAACACTTTCACGGATCTCCCCCTAG
- a CDS encoding TIGR00296 family protein, producing MAVSLEEGRRAVALARETLEAHVKHARPSKQGGDSGLLAEKRGVFVTLNVQEAGVKHLRGCIGYPQPIKPLGDAIRDVTVYASEDPRFPSPVDPGELDRIVVEVSILTLPEVLTAPRRQDFPSMIRIGRDGLIVSNRNCSGLLLPQVATEQGWDQDTFLAEACEKAGLPMDAWLDNATNVQTFQADIFSESRPRGDVTRADPATRN from the coding sequence GAGCGGTGGCCCTCGCGCGGGAGACCCTCGAAGCACACGTGAAGCACGCAAGGCCGTCGAAGCAAGGCGGCGACTCAGGGCTCCTGGCGGAAAAGCGAGGGGTGTTCGTCACGTTGAACGTCCAGGAGGCCGGCGTGAAGCACCTCAGAGGGTGCATCGGCTATCCTCAGCCGATCAAGCCCCTCGGAGACGCGATCAGGGACGTGACGGTGTATGCGTCCGAGGACCCTCGCTTCCCCTCTCCCGTGGACCCGGGGGAGCTCGACCGGATAGTAGTCGAAGTCAGCATCCTGACCCTCCCCGAAGTCCTCACGGCTCCGAGGCGGCAGGACTTCCCTTCGATGATCAGGATAGGCAGAGACGGCCTCATCGTCTCGAACCGGAACTGCAGCGGCCTCCTGCTCCCGCAGGTGGCTACCGAACAGGGGTGGGACCAGGACACCTTCCTCGCCGAGGCCTGCGAGAAGGCGGGGCTCCCCATGGACGCCTGGCTGGACAACGCCACCAACGTCCAGACCTTCCAGGCGGACATCTTCTCCGAGTCTAGGCCGAGGGGAGACGTTACGAGGGCGGACCCAGCGACACGGAATTGA